The window TCCCCGATCACCACCGCCCCTGCCCGGGAGGCCTCCAGCACCAGGATCGCGAGCATGGCCTCGGCGTCGTAACGGACGTACGTCCCCTCCGTCGGCGCATGCCCCTGCGGCACCCACCACAGCCGGAACAGCCCCATGACGTGGTCGATCCGCAGCGCGCCCGCGGAGCGGAAGAGCGCCCTGAGCAGTCGGCGGTACGGCTCGTACCCCGACTCGGCCAGCCGGTCCGGCCGCCAGGGCGGCAGCCCCCAGTCCTGGCCGCGGGCGTTGAAGGCGTCCGGCGGGGCGCCCACCGACATCCCGGCCGCGAAGTACTCCTGCTGCGCCCAGGCGTCCGCGCCCCCGGGATGCACACCGACCGCGAGGTCGTGCACGATCCCGACCGGCATCCCCGCCTCCCGCGCGAGCCGCTGCGCGGTGGTCAGCTGGCCGTCGGTGAGCCATGCGAGACGGCAGTGGAAGTCGACCCGGTCCATCAACTCGCCCCGCGCGCGGATGGTTTCGGGTGATCGCGGGTCCCGCAGCCCCTCCGGCCACCGCTGCCAGTCCGAGCCGTGCAGCTCGGCCAGCGCGCACCAGGTGGCGTGGTCCTCCAGCGCGTCCCCCTCCTGCGCGAGGAAGTCGACGTACGCGGCCCGCCGCCCCGGCCCGAGCGGTACCTCGCGCACCAGCTCCAGCGCCTCGCGCTTGGCCTCCCACACCGCGTCCCGGTCGATCAACTCCCCCTTCTCCAGTACCGCTTCACGCAGCCGCCCGGCCCGCTCCAGCAAGACCCGCACGCGCTCACGGTCCTCGACGTGTGCGAACTCGGGCACGTCCTCGACCCGCAGGTGCACCGGGTCGGGGAAACGGCGGGAGGACGGGCGGTAGGGGGAAGGGTCGGTCGGGGATCCGGGTACGGCCGCGTGCAGCGGGTTGACCTGCACGAATCCGGCGCCCAGCGCCCGGCCGGCCCAGGCGGCGAGTTCGGCGAGGTCGCCGAGGTCGCCCATGCCCCAGGAGCGGCGGGAGAGGAGGGAGTAGAGCTGGACGAGGAGGCCGTACGAGCGTCCGGGGGGCGTGGGCAGGCGGGGCGGGGCGACGACCAGGTGGCTGGTCGCCGTACGGCCGTCGGGGGCGGTCGCCGTCAAGCGGTGGACGCCGGGCGGGAGGTGGTCGGCGGCGGCGCGGGCCTCGCCCTGTTCGGTCTCGATGTGCAGCCGGGTGCCGGACGGCAGCCCGGCCAGCGCCTCGGGCTCGGCCCCGCTCCAGCACACGACCGTCGGCGGCAGCAGCCGCTCGCGCAGCTCCCGCTCCCGCGCGCCGAGCGCGGCACCGACGGCCCCGGGTGTGCTCGTGTCGACGTCGAGGGCGGCCAGGGCGAGGGTGAGCGCGGCGGCGGAGGCCGTGACCGTACGGTCGGCGGACGGCTGGTAGGAGGTGGCGACGCCGTGCAACTCGGCGAGCCGGGCCAGGTCGTCGGAGGGGAGATCCTCGGGGCTCTCGGGACCCTCAGGGCCCTCAGAACCCTCGGCAAGGGCTTCGGCCGACCGCTCTGCTGTCATCTACGGCCTCGGGAAATCCATGTCCATACCGGTGTCCATACCCGCATCCCAGACGGCTGCCTCACTCGTCAGCGGCGCGGCGTCGGCGAGCGGCGGCTCGCTGGTGAGGGGCTCGACGTCGGGGAGGGGAGGTTCGCTGGTGAGGGGGGTTTCGGCGGAGGCGCCCTCGGCGCTGAAGACGCAGGCGTGCATCTCCGGTTCGGTGAAGACGCCTTCGTACATCACGGGCTCGCTGGGCGCCTCGGGTTTGGACAGGGCCGATGCTGTGGGCACGGGTGCCCTCCTCTGCTAGTACGGCGTGCGGGTTACCGCAGCCCTACCCACCGGGCGCGGGGACAGACGTCCAGAAACGAACAACGTGCCTCGTGTCACATTCTGTTCCGCACATTCTGCTCCACAGGCCGCCCTTCTCGAACTATTTTTCTGATCACTATTCACTCAGTACATGTACGCAGTACATAATGATCGGCATGAGCACCCGCCACATCCTGCTGGGGCTGCTCGCCACGGGGCCGAGCCATGGCTACGACCTCAAGCGACGCCATGACGAACGCTTCCCGCAGGCCCGCCCACTGGCCTACGGGCAGGTCTACACGACCCTGCAGCGACTGGTCCGCGACGGGCTCGCCGAGGTCGAGGGCACCGATGCGGACGGCGGCCCGGAGCGCACCACGTACCGCTCGACGGACGCCGGAGCGCGCGAACTGGCCAGGTGGGCCGGCGAGATCGCGCCACCCGCGCCGTTCGTGACGAACGAGATCTTCGCCAAGGTCGTCGTGTCGATCCTGTCGGGCGGCGACCCCGAGGCCTATCTGCGCGCCCAGCGCACCGCCCACATGGCACGGATGCGGGAGCTCACGGCGGTCAAGACCGCGTCGGGCACCGATCTCGCGACCGTGCTCTCGGCGGACTACGCCCTCAACCACCTCGATGCCGACCTCCGCTGGATGACGACCACGGCGGCCCGGCTCACCACCCTGACCGCGGAGGTCGACGCAGCATGAGCAACACAGGGGGAGGCGCGGTGCCGCTGCTGGCGGCCCGTGACCTCGTCAAGGCACACGGCAGGACCGAGGCCCTGCGCGGCGCCTCCGTCGAGCTGCGGGCCGGCGAGATCCTCGCCGTCACCGGCGCCAGCGGCAGCGGAAAGTCCACGCTGCTGCACTGCCTGTCCGGCATCGTCCGCCCGGACAGCGGCTCGGTGACGTATGCCGGGGAGCGGCTGGACCGGCTGCCCGAGCGGCGGCTGAGCGAGCTGCGGCGTACGGAGTTCGGCGTGGTCTTCCAGTTCGGGCAGCTGATCCCGGAGCTGACGGCCCTGGACAATGTGGCGCTGCCGCTGCTGCTCGCCGGTGCGCGCAGGCAGGAGGCACAGGCGAAGGCCGGTGAATGGCTGGAGCGGTTCGGGGTGCGCGGGCAGGAGGAGCTGCGGCCCGGCGAGATGAGCGGCGGCCAGGCCCAGCGGGCGGCCCTGGCCCGGGCCCTGGTCACCGGCCCGAAGGTGGTCTTCGCGGACGAGCCGACCGGGGCGCTGGACTCGCTGGCGAGCGAGCAGGTGATGACGGCCCTGACGCACACGGCCCGCGAGTCGGGCACGGCGGTGCTGCTGATCACGCACGACGCCCAGGTGGCGGCGTACGCGGACCGCGAGGTGCGGCTGGCCGACGGGACCGTGACGCCGCTGGAGGTGGCGGCATGAGGGCCGACCTCCGGCTGGCCTGGCTGCTCACCCAGGGATCCGACCGGCGCGAGTGGTGGCGGGTCGCCCTCACGGCGGTCGGGGCGGCGCTCGCGACCGGGTTCGTGCAGGCGGGCGTCGCGCTGGCCTCGCTCGACGGCTACAACAGCGTGCCGCTCGCGCACGGCCTGCTGAACGACCCGGGACAGCGCTCCGGGGTGATCTTCAGCCTGGCGCTCCTTCTCATCCCGGTGCTCGGCTTCCTCGGCCAGACCGCGCGGATCGGTGCCGTCCACCGCGACCGGCGGCTCGCCGGGCTGCGACTGGCCGGGGCCGCTCCCTGGCAGGTGCGCCGGATCGCCGCGCTGGAGACGGGGATCGCCTGTCTGCTGGGCTCGGCGCTCGCCACCGCGGTCGCGGTTCCGGTGCTGCTGTCCCTGTGGACCAGTCCGACCGCCCTCGCCTGGGCGGGGATGACCCTGGTCACCCTGGCGGTACCGGCGCTGGGAGCGGCGGTGGCCGCGCTGGCGTTGCGCCGGGTGGTGGCGTCACCGCTCGGCTGGGTGCGCCGGGTGCGGACCGCCCAGCGTCCGGGCCGGGTGTTCCTGGTGGGGACCGGGCTGCTCGCGGTGTCGGCGGTACTGACCTTGCGCACCTCGGTGTTCGACAGGCCCCACGTGGTCTCCCCCCTTCCGGTGATCATCCTGGCCCTGACCCTGCTGGTCGGTGCCGCGGCGGTGTGGCTGACGGGCTGGTCCTCCGGCCTGCTGGGCCGCACCCTCGCGGTCCGGGCTCAGCGCCCGGCCCTGCTGATCGCTGCGGAACGGCTGCGCGACGACCCGTGGGCGGCGGCCCGAACCCACGGGGCCGTGCTGCTGGTGACCGTGGTCGGCACCGGCTTCGTGGGAGTGCGGCAGGTAATGCTCGCCGATCTGCACGCCATGAGGCGCGAGGGCCACCTCGGCATGCGCATGGAGTTCTATACGACGGGCCTCGATCTGACGGCGGCCGCGATCCTCGTCGCCCTCGGGATCGTCCTGTCGGCTCTCGCTGTCGGTACCGCCGAGTCCCTGGCCACCCGGCGCCGGGGCCTGGCGGTGCAGAACGCTGCCGGGGTGCCGCGCGGGGTGCTGGCCCGGGCGCTGTTCCTGGAGACCGCGCTCCCGCTGATCCCGGCGGTCGTGGCGGCGGGCGCCGGCGGCATGGCGATCGGCGTCTGGTACGCGTCGATCACCACGGAGTACGTGTTGCCGGACGTGCCGTACGTCTCGCTGCTGGTCCCCCTCGCGGTGTACGCCTGCTGCCTGCTGGCGGCGGCCACCTCACTGCCCCTGCTGCACCGCTCGGTGCGGCCGGCGGAGCTGCGGTACGTGTGAGAGCGGAGCCGCGCTGCGGGTGAGGACGGCCCGGCGGCCACGTGACCGTCCGGCCCCGGGGGCACGGGGGACCCTCGGGGCCGGACGGTCACACGCACGGCACGCCGGGTATGCGAAGGCCCGGATCGTCAGGCGGAAATGCCGTCGATCCGGGCCATGGCGTCCTCCGCGCCGAACGGCTGCAAGTACGGCAGCCAGCGCGGGTCCCTATGCCCGGTGCCGATGATGCGCCAGGCGAGGCCGGTGGGTGGAGCAGGTTTGTGGCGCAGCCGCCAGCCGATCTCGAACAGGTGTCGGTCGGCCTTCACGTGGTTGCAGCGGCGGCACGAGGCCACCACGTTGTCCCAGACGTGCTTGCCCCCGCGGCTGCGCGGGATGACGTGGTCGACGCTGGTTGCGACGCCACCGCAGTACATGCACCGGCCCCCGTCGCGCGCGAAGAGCGCCCTGCGGGTAAGAGGAACGGGCCCCCGATAGGGAACCCGGACGAATCGCTTGAGCCGGACCACGCTGGGTGCGGGGACTGTGACGGTTGCGCTGTGCATAAAGGCGCCGGACTCCTCGAGGCATACGGCCTTGTTCTCGAGGACGAGGACGAGCGCGCGGCGGAGCGGTACGACGCCGAGTGGCTCGTACGACGCGTTGAGGACCAGGACATGCGGCACGGATGCCTCCTTGGGCGTCGGCGGCGCGTGGCTCGCGCCGGGACGATCTGGACTCAGTCTCCCCTCTTGCCTGGTGAAAGCGCCACCATGTCCCGGTAACGGGCTGGGAGTGTTTTCGACCACATCTGATTCATCCCCAGGATGACGAACTGTTCATCCCACCAGTTCATCCCCGGGTGGGCACGGTTCCTCCCTCGAACACGGCGACGATCCACACACGATGCCCCGATAGTGTGGTGGACCTGCCCTGCCGGTGACCTTTTCGTGACCTTGACCATCTGCCGGTGGGGCGGGCCGCTGCACTGGAGGTACCAGCCGTGTCCTTGCCCGCCGACCTACTGGCCGCCGGTTCGACCCCGTCACCGTCCCCGTCGGAGACGACGACCCCGGCGGTGCCCTCGATCCAGGACGCCCACGAGAGCGCGACCCAGGCCGCGAGCTGGGTCGAGCAGAACTGGTCGACCTGGCTCGCGATAGGCCTGAAGGTCCTGCTGATCCTGGTCATCGGGGCAGTGCTGAGAGTGGCGATCCGGCGGGCGATCACCAAGCTCATAGACCGGATGAACCGCACCGCCCAGGCGGTGGACGGCACGGCCCTCGGCGGCCTGCTGGTCAATGTCGAGCGGCGCCGTCAGCGCTCGCAGGCGATCGGCTCGGTCCTGCGCTCGGTGGCGAGCTTCCTGATCATGGGCACCGCGGCCCTGATGATCCTCGCCACCTTCGACATCAACCTGGCCCCGCTGCTGGCCTCCGCCGGCGTGGCGGGCGTGGCGATCGGCTTCGGCGCCCGCAACCTGGTCACCGACTTCCTCTCCGGCGTCTTCATGATCCTGGAGGACCAGTACGGCGTCGGCGACTCCATCGACGCCGGCGTCGCCTCCGGCGAGGTCATCGAGGTCGGCCTGCGCGTGACCAAGCTGCGCGGCGACAACGGCGAGATCTGGTACGTCCGCAACGGCGAGGTCAAGCGCATCGGCAACCTCTCGCAGGGCTGGTCGACGTCCGGCGTGGACGTCACCGTCCGCTCCTCGGAGGACCTGGACAAGGTCAAGCGCACCATCGACGAGGTCGCCGAGAAGATGAGCAAGGAGGAGCCCTGGAACGAGCTCCTCTGGGGCCCGATCGAGGTCCTCGGCCTGGACAGCGTGCTGCTGGACTCGATGGTCGTACGGGTGTCCGCGAAGACCATGCCCGGCAAGTCCCTGACGGTGGAACGCGAGCTGCGCTGGCGCATCAAGCGCGCCTTCGACGCCGCCGACATCCGGATCGTCGGCCGCGCTCCCCTCACGACGGAGGAGGCGGCCGCCACCGACCCGACGGCGGGGATGGCGGCTCCGTCGGCGTACTCCAACACGTCCTCTCCGCAGGCCCAGGCGGCCACCCCGCTGACGCCGCCCAGCGTGACGAAGTAGCCGCGCCTCCCTCAGCCGACCCACCCCCGCCACCGCGGCCACGGCGCCTCGCACCGTCCCTCGGCGATCACCTTCTCGTACTCCCGCTGGGCGAGTTCGTCCAGCTCACGCCCGGTCAGCGGCTTGCTGCCGATGGTCCTGACCCGCGAGAAGGCGATCAGGCACTCGCCGTGCGGCATCGCCGGAACCGGTCACCGCACGGTTGCCTGGTATAGACCTCTCTTGACGACACCTCCCCCTCGGGTCTACCTTCCTGGCAACCCGATAGGAAACTTTCCTAACAGTGATCCTGGATGGACTTCCGTCGTAGATCGCTGAGAAGCTGGTCAGCCGAGAGGCAGGTGTCGATCCCCATGGCAGGAACCGCCGGTACGCCGGGCACCCCGCGCGTCCTGCGCGCCATGAACGACCGTGCCGCCCTGGACCTCCTCCTGGAGCACGGGCCGCTGTCCCGCACGCGGATCGGCAAGCTGACCGGCCTCTCCAAGCCGACCGCCTCCCAGTTGCTCGCCCGCCTCGAAGCCGCCGGCCTCGTCCTGGCCACCGGCACGACGGAGGGCCGCCCCGGCCCGGGCGCCCAGCTGTACGAGGTCAATCCGGCCGCCGCGTACGCCGCGGGGCTCGATGTCACCCCCGAACGCATCCTCGCCGCCGTCGCCGACATCACGGGCCGCACGGTGGGGTCGTACGAACTGCCCACCCCCGGCAGGCGGCCGGCCCGACCCGTCGTCCGGCAGGTCACCGACGCCCTCGACGGCGCGGTGAAGGCGGCAGGCCTCGCCCACGACGACATCCACCGGCTCGTCATCGGCACCCCCGGCGCCTTCGACCCCAACACGGGCCGGCTGCGCTACGCCTCCCACCTCCCCGGCTGGCACACCCCGGCGCTGCTCGACGAACTCGCCGCGGCCCTGCCGATGCCGGTCGAGTACGAGAACGACGTCAACCTCGTGGCGGTGGCCGAGCAGCGGCTCGGCGCGGCCCGCGGTCACGAGGACTTCGTGCTGCTGTGGAACGAAGGGGGCCTGGGCGCCGCCCTGGTCCTCGGCGGCCGGCTGCATCGCGGCTGGACCGGCGGCGCGGGAGAGGTAGGTTTCCTGCCGGTTCCGGGCGCCCCCCTGGTCCGCCAGGTAACCAAAGCCAACAGTGGTGGCTACCAGGAGCTGGCCGGTTCGCAGGCGATCCCCCATCTCGCGAGCGAACTCGGTATCGCGAACATCCCGTCGGGGCCGTACCCCGAGGCGGCCGCCGCCCTCGTCGAACGGGCCGCCGCGGAGGACACCGTCCTCAACCGGCTCCTCCTGGAGACCTACGCGACCCGGCTCGCGACCGGTCTCGCCTCCCTCGTCTCGGTCCTCGACCCCGAACTGGTCGTCCTCAGCGGCGCCTCCCTCACCTCCGGCGGCGAGGCGCTGCGCGCCCTCGTCCAGGCCGAGCTGGAGGAACTGGCCGCGGCCCGGCCCCGGCTCGTCGTCGGGGACGTGCGTGAACACCCCGTGTTGCGGGGCGCGTTGGAGAGCGCCCTCGCGACCACGCGCGACGAGGTCTTCGACACCGCACGCTGAGCCCCCCCCTGAGCTCAGCCCTTTAACCCACCCCCCGCCTTCCCTCACTCACCCCGTCCCGCCCTTGGGAGACCCTGCCATGCCCGGAAAGTCCTGGAACGTCATACCCTCACCGTCCCGCAAGGCGGCCGCCGCCCTCGCCGCCACCGCCTCCCTGGCCCTCTTCGCCACGGCCTGCACCGGCCAGTCGGAGTCCGGTGCCACCGACGACCCCAACGCCAAGACGACGATCACCTTCTGGCACGGCTGGAGCGCGCCCGCCGAGGCCAAGGCGATCCAGGCGAACGTGGACCGCTTCGAGAAGGCCCACCCGAACATCACGGTGAAGGTCGTCGGCAACATCAACGACGACAAGCTCAACCAGGCGCTGCGAGCGGGCGGTTCGAGCGGTCCGGACGTGGTGTCGTCGTTCACGACCTCCAACATCGGCAAGTTCTGTTCCTCCGGCGCCTTCCTCGACCTGAAGCCGTTCATCGAGAAGTCGAAGCTCGACCTCGACAAGATCATCCCGAAGCCGATGCTGGACTACACCCAGTTCGAGGGCACCCGCTGCGCCCTGCCGCTGCTGGGCGACGCCTACGGCCTCTACTACAACAAGGACGCCTTCGAGAAGGCGGGCATCACGTCCCCGCCGAAGACCTGGTCGCAGTTCGCGAAGGTCGCGAAGAAGCTGACGAGGACCAAGGGCGACAGCTACGAGCAGCTCGGCTTCATGCCGACGTACCACGGCTACGAGACGGTCGTGGACCACTACATGTCCCAGTGGGACCACGCCTACTTCGACAAGGACGGCAAGTCCAACATCGCCAAGGACCCGGCCTTCGCCGACATGTTCACGTACCAGAAGAAGCTCGTCGACGACCTCGGCGGCTTCGCGAAGCTGGAGAAGTACCGAAACACCTTCGGTGACGAGTGGGGCGCCAAGCACCCGTTCCAGACCGGCCAGGTGGCCATGCAGCTCGACGGCGAGTGGCGCCTCGGCATGGCGAAGGACTCCGGCGTCGACTTCGAGGTCGGCACCGCCCCGATGCCCGTCGCGGACGACGAGGTCGACCAGTACGGCAAGGGCTTCCTCTCCGGCACGATCATCGGCATCGCCCCGCAGAGCGAGAAGCAGAACGCGGCCTGGGAGCTGGTGAAGTACCTGACGACCGACACGGAGGCCGTCGTGTCCTTCGCCAACGCCATCCACAACGTGCCCTCCACGTTCGCCGCGCTGAAGTCGCCCGACCTGAAGGTGGACCCCGGCTTCAAGACGTTCCTGGACATCGCCCGGAACCCGGAGTCGAACACGCCGCCGGCCTCCGTCAACGGCTCGACGTACCAGACGACGCTGCAGGACTTCGGCTACCAGTACGAGTCGGGCAAGGTGAAGGACCTGAAGGCCGGTCTGGAGAAGACCGCCCGGCAGATCGACACCGACATCGAGCAGGCGAAGTAGCGTCCCGATGCCGACGCACACTCTCCGCGCGAAGCGCCGCAGGTCGGCGCTTCGAACGGTGGCCTTCCTGTCACCGTGGCTCATCGGTTTCGGCGTCTTCTTCGCCTAT of the Streptomyces sp. T12 genome contains:
- the malQ gene encoding 4-alpha-glucanotransferase, yielding MTAERSAEALAEGSEGPEGPESPEDLPSDDLARLAELHGVATSYQPSADRTVTASAAALTLALAALDVDTSTPGAVGAALGARERELRERLLPPTVVCWSGAEPEALAGLPSGTRLHIETEQGEARAAADHLPPGVHRLTATAPDGRTATSHLVVAPPRLPTPPGRSYGLLVQLYSLLSRRSWGMGDLGDLAELAAWAGRALGAGFVQVNPLHAAVPGSPTDPSPYRPSSRRFPDPVHLRVEDVPEFAHVEDRERVRVLLERAGRLREAVLEKGELIDRDAVWEAKREALELVREVPLGPGRRAAYVDFLAQEGDALEDHATWCALAELHGSDWQRWPEGLRDPRSPETIRARGELMDRVDFHCRLAWLTDGQLTTAQRLAREAGMPVGIVHDLAVGVHPGGADAWAQQEYFAAGMSVGAPPDAFNARGQDWGLPPWRPDRLAESGYEPYRRLLRALFRSAGALRIDHVMGLFRLWWVPQGHAPTEGTYVRYDAEAMLAILVLEASRAGAVVIGEDLGTVEPGVRETLRSRGVLGTSVLWFERDWDGGGRPLPPESWRADCLATATTHDLPPTAARLTGEHVQLRDSLGLLTRPLEQERAEASADTGEWLELLSRLGLLRGSHGGHCTSQEEAEIQAVHRFLLRTPARMVGIWLPDGVGDRRPQNLPGTWDQYPNWRLPIADAQGRAVTLEELAESARVRALVEVLRGEAVRRG
- a CDS encoding PadR family transcriptional regulator; the protein is MSTRHILLGLLATGPSHGYDLKRRHDERFPQARPLAYGQVYTTLQRLVRDGLAEVEGTDADGGPERTTYRSTDAGARELARWAGEIAPPAPFVTNEIFAKVVVSILSGGDPEAYLRAQRTAHMARMRELTAVKTASGTDLATVLSADYALNHLDADLRWMTTTAARLTTLTAEVDAA
- a CDS encoding ABC transporter ATP-binding protein, whose amino-acid sequence is MSNTGGGAVPLLAARDLVKAHGRTEALRGASVELRAGEILAVTGASGSGKSTLLHCLSGIVRPDSGSVTYAGERLDRLPERRLSELRRTEFGVVFQFGQLIPELTALDNVALPLLLAGARRQEAQAKAGEWLERFGVRGQEELRPGEMSGGQAQRAALARALVTGPKVVFADEPTGALDSLASEQVMTALTHTARESGTAVLLITHDAQVAAYADREVRLADGTVTPLEVAA
- a CDS encoding ABC transporter permease, whose product is MRADLRLAWLLTQGSDRREWWRVALTAVGAALATGFVQAGVALASLDGYNSVPLAHGLLNDPGQRSGVIFSLALLLIPVLGFLGQTARIGAVHRDRRLAGLRLAGAAPWQVRRIAALETGIACLLGSALATAVAVPVLLSLWTSPTALAWAGMTLVTLAVPALGAAVAALALRRVVASPLGWVRRVRTAQRPGRVFLVGTGLLAVSAVLTLRTSVFDRPHVVSPLPVIILALTLLVGAAAVWLTGWSSGLLGRTLAVRAQRPALLIAAERLRDDPWAAARTHGAVLLVTVVGTGFVGVRQVMLADLHAMRREGHLGMRMEFYTTGLDLTAAAILVALGIVLSALAVGTAESLATRRRGLAVQNAAGVPRGVLARALFLETALPLIPAVVAAGAGGMAIGVWYASITTEYVLPDVPYVSLLVPLAVYACCLLAAATSLPLLHRSVRPAELRYV
- a CDS encoding HNH endonuclease; its protein translation is MPHVLVLNASYEPLGVVPLRRALVLVLENKAVCLEESGAFMHSATVTVPAPSVVRLKRFVRVPYRGPVPLTRRALFARDGGRCMYCGGVATSVDHVIPRSRGGKHVWDNVVASCRRCNHVKADRHLFEIGWRLRHKPAPPTGLAWRIIGTGHRDPRWLPYLQPFGAEDAMARIDGISA
- a CDS encoding mechanosensitive ion channel family protein, which gives rise to MSLPADLLAAGSTPSPSPSETTTPAVPSIQDAHESATQAASWVEQNWSTWLAIGLKVLLILVIGAVLRVAIRRAITKLIDRMNRTAQAVDGTALGGLLVNVERRRQRSQAIGSVLRSVASFLIMGTAALMILATFDINLAPLLASAGVAGVAIGFGARNLVTDFLSGVFMILEDQYGVGDSIDAGVASGEVIEVGLRVTKLRGDNGEIWYVRNGEVKRIGNLSQGWSTSGVDVTVRSSEDLDKVKRTIDEVAEKMSKEEPWNELLWGPIEVLGLDSVLLDSMVVRVSAKTMPGKSLTVERELRWRIKRAFDAADIRIVGRAPLTTEEAAATDPTAGMAAPSAYSNTSSPQAQAATPLTPPSVTK
- a CDS encoding ROK family transcriptional regulator; this encodes MAGTAGTPGTPRVLRAMNDRAALDLLLEHGPLSRTRIGKLTGLSKPTASQLLARLEAAGLVLATGTTEGRPGPGAQLYEVNPAAAYAAGLDVTPERILAAVADITGRTVGSYELPTPGRRPARPVVRQVTDALDGAVKAAGLAHDDIHRLVIGTPGAFDPNTGRLRYASHLPGWHTPALLDELAAALPMPVEYENDVNLVAVAEQRLGAARGHEDFVLLWNEGGLGAALVLGGRLHRGWTGGAGEVGFLPVPGAPLVRQVTKANSGGYQELAGSQAIPHLASELGIANIPSGPYPEAAAALVERAAAEDTVLNRLLLETYATRLATGLASLVSVLDPELVVLSGASLTSGGEALRALVQAELEELAAARPRLVVGDVREHPVLRGALESALATTRDEVFDTAR
- a CDS encoding ABC transporter substrate-binding protein → MPGKSWNVIPSPSRKAAAALAATASLALFATACTGQSESGATDDPNAKTTITFWHGWSAPAEAKAIQANVDRFEKAHPNITVKVVGNINDDKLNQALRAGGSSGPDVVSSFTTSNIGKFCSSGAFLDLKPFIEKSKLDLDKIIPKPMLDYTQFEGTRCALPLLGDAYGLYYNKDAFEKAGITSPPKTWSQFAKVAKKLTRTKGDSYEQLGFMPTYHGYETVVDHYMSQWDHAYFDKDGKSNIAKDPAFADMFTYQKKLVDDLGGFAKLEKYRNTFGDEWGAKHPFQTGQVAMQLDGEWRLGMAKDSGVDFEVGTAPMPVADDEVDQYGKGFLSGTIIGIAPQSEKQNAAWELVKYLTTDTEAVVSFANAIHNVPSTFAALKSPDLKVDPGFKTFLDIARNPESNTPPASVNGSTYQTTLQDFGYQYESGKVKDLKAGLEKTARQIDTDIEQAK